The Erythrobacter sp. JK5 genome includes a region encoding these proteins:
- the pheT gene encoding phenylalanine--tRNA ligase subunit beta produces the protein MKFSLTWLKDHLETEASLQEIVDALNAIGLEVEGVEDPAERLAGFRVAEVLTAEKHPDADKLQVLTVDTGEGDPLQVVCGAPNARAGMKGVLGLPGAVVPANGMELRKSAIRGVESNGMMCSVRELELGDEHDGIIELPEDAPVGHSFADYQGSSPVIDVAITPNRPDCMGIYGIARDLAAAGLGTLKPIAFPEFTAEGSCPVEIRTDDPAGCPAFYGRVITGVKNGPSPDWLQQRLKSAGQRPISLLVDLTNYLMLAYGRPAHAYDLARLHGAVVARRAKPGEQVLALNEKTYTLDETMTVIADEKEVHDIAGIMGGENSGVQDDTTDVLLEIAYFDPPTIGVTGRKLGLASDARTRFERGVDPEFLADGLDLLTGLIVELAGGTASEAVHAGAPPSEAKVLQFDAGQTTRLGGVEVPPEEQRRILENLDFAVSDPGSSPGQAWQVTCPPRRHDIEGTADLVEEVVRIHGLDTVESVALPRAEGVARPTASPEQVTERKLRRAAAASGLDEAVTWSFLPEAEAAHFTATDDLWTLANPISEDMKVMRPSLLPGLLVAAKRNADRGAAGTRLFELGRRYFRGQDGMSDERATLGIVLAGEKTARGWASGKATHFDAFDAKALALSLLETAGAPADKLMVMGEAGEQFHPGQSATLRLGPKKVLARFGMLHPATLKAFDLDGPVAAVELFLDAIPAKKGAAGFARATFAPPALQAVTRDFAFVVPADLPAGELLRAVRGADKSNIVDARIFDQFTGGSLPEGTKSLALEVTLQPQDKSYKDADLKAISDAVVAAAAKQGAELRG, from the coding sequence ATGAAGTTCTCGCTCACCTGGCTGAAGGACCACCTCGAAACCGAGGCGTCGCTTCAGGAAATCGTAGATGCGCTCAATGCCATCGGCCTCGAAGTCGAAGGCGTCGAGGACCCGGCCGAGCGGCTCGCTGGCTTCCGCGTGGCCGAAGTGCTGACCGCCGAGAAACACCCCGATGCCGACAAGCTGCAGGTGCTCACCGTCGACACCGGCGAGGGCGATCCGCTGCAGGTCGTGTGCGGCGCGCCCAATGCCCGCGCCGGGATGAAGGGCGTGCTCGGCCTGCCGGGCGCGGTGGTGCCCGCCAACGGCATGGAGCTGCGCAAGAGCGCAATCCGCGGCGTCGAGTCGAACGGCATGATGTGCTCGGTGCGAGAGCTCGAGCTTGGCGACGAGCACGACGGCATCATCGAGCTGCCCGAGGATGCGCCGGTCGGCCACAGCTTTGCCGATTACCAGGGCTCTTCGCCGGTCATCGACGTGGCGATCACGCCCAACCGCCCGGACTGCATGGGTATCTACGGCATCGCCCGCGACCTCGCGGCGGCGGGGCTGGGGACATTGAAGCCGATAGCTTTCCCCGAGTTCACGGCTGAAGGCTCATGCCCTGTCGAAATCCGCACCGACGATCCGGCAGGCTGCCCGGCCTTCTATGGCCGCGTGATCACCGGCGTTAAGAATGGACCTTCACCCGACTGGCTGCAACAGCGGCTCAAGAGCGCGGGCCAGCGCCCGATCTCGTTGCTGGTCGATCTCACCAACTACCTGATGCTCGCCTATGGCCGCCCGGCGCACGCCTATGACCTCGCCAGGCTGCACGGTGCGGTGGTCGCGCGGCGCGCCAAGCCGGGCGAGCAGGTGCTGGCGCTCAACGAAAAGACCTACACGCTCGATGAGACCATGACGGTCATCGCCGACGAGAAGGAAGTTCACGATATCGCGGGGATCATGGGCGGCGAGAATTCGGGGGTGCAGGACGACACCACCGATGTGCTGCTCGAGATCGCCTATTTCGATCCGCCGACGATCGGGGTGACCGGGCGCAAGCTGGGCCTAGCGAGCGATGCGCGCACCCGGTTCGAGCGCGGGGTCGATCCCGAATTCCTTGCTGACGGGCTGGACCTGCTGACCGGGCTGATTGTCGAACTGGCGGGCGGCACGGCGAGCGAAGCCGTGCATGCGGGCGCACCGCCGAGCGAGGCCAAGGTGCTGCAATTCGATGCCGGCCAGACCACACGTCTGGGCGGCGTAGAGGTGCCGCCCGAGGAACAGCGTCGCATCCTCGAAAACCTCGATTTCGCGGTTTCGGACCCCGGATCAAGTCCGGGGCAGGCGTGGCAGGTCACCTGCCCGCCGCGCCGCCACGATATCGAAGGCACCGCCGATCTGGTCGAGGAGGTCGTGCGCATCCACGGCCTCGACACAGTCGAAAGCGTGGCATTGCCCCGGGCCGAAGGTGTCGCCCGCCCGACCGCCTCGCCCGAACAGGTTACGGAGCGCAAGCTACGCCGCGCGGCTGCGGCCAGCGGGCTCGACGAAGCGGTGACATGGTCGTTCCTGCCCGAGGCGGAAGCGGCGCATTTCACCGCGACAGACGATCTGTGGACGCTCGCCAATCCGATCAGCGAGGACATGAAGGTCATGCGCCCCTCGCTGCTGCCCGGCCTGTTGGTCGCTGCCAAGCGCAACGCCGATCGCGGTGCGGCGGGCACGCGGCTGTTCGAGCTGGGGCGGCGCTATTTCCGCGGGCAAGACGGGATGAGCGATGAGCGCGCGACACTCGGCATCGTGCTCGCGGGTGAGAAGACCGCACGCGGCTGGGCCAGCGGCAAGGCGACCCATTTCGACGCGTTCGACGCCAAGGCGCTGGCGCTGTCGCTGCTCGAAACGGCGGGTGCCCCGGCCGACAAGCTGATGGTGATGGGTGAGGCTGGCGAGCAATTCCATCCCGGCCAGTCGGCAACGCTCCGGCTCGGTCCGAAAAAGGTGCTGGCGCGCTTCGGCATGCTGCATCCGGCGACGCTGAAGGCGTTCGATCTCGATGGTCCGGTCGCAGCGGTCGAGCTGTTCCTCGACGCGATCCCCGCGAAGAAGGGAGCCGCCGGATTTGCGCGCGCCACCTTTGCGCCGCCCGCGCTGCAAGCCGTCACCCGCGACTTCGCGTTCGTGGTGCCTGCGGATCTTCCTGCAGGCGAGTTGCTGCGCGCGGTCAGGGGCGCGGACAAGTCCAACATCGTCGACGCCCGCATCTTCGACCAGTTCACCGGCGGCAGCCTGCCCGAAGGCACAAAGTCGCTCGCACTCGAAGTGACGCTGCAACCGCAGGACAAAAGCTACAAGGACGCCGATCTCAAGGCGATTTCGGACGCGGTTGTCGCGGCGGCGGCGAAGCAAGGAGCGGAGCTGCGCGGTTGA
- a CDS encoding pyridoxamine 5'-phosphate oxidase family protein has product MADFFDALDPKHVAMIEKQPVFFVATAASEGRINLSPKGYDAFRVLSPTRVAYLDLGGSGNETHAHLAAAQTDKGRLTLMFCNFERPALILRIYGTGKAVLPQDEGWDELAAHFTMMPGTRQIFDIAVESVQTSCGWGVPFMSLEGERETLKKAHRQADPAEWEAKMATRVTSIDGLPTRATDRFIAGE; this is encoded by the coding sequence ATGGCCGACTTCTTCGATGCGCTGGACCCCAAGCACGTCGCGATGATCGAGAAGCAGCCGGTGTTCTTCGTCGCGACGGCTGCGAGCGAAGGGCGGATCAATCTCAGCCCCAAGGGCTACGACGCGTTCCGGGTGCTCTCGCCGACGCGGGTCGCCTATCTCGATCTTGGCGGGTCGGGCAACGAGACCCATGCGCACCTTGCCGCCGCCCAGACCGACAAAGGCCGGCTCACCCTGATGTTCTGCAACTTCGAGCGGCCCGCGCTGATCCTGCGCATCTACGGCACCGGCAAAGCAGTCCTGCCGCAGGACGAGGGTTGGGACGAGCTCGCCGCGCATTTCACGATGATGCCCGGCACGCGGCAGATCTTCGATATCGCAGTCGAGAGCGTCCAGACATCATGCGGGTGGGGCGTGCCGTTCATGAGCCTCGAAGGCGAGCGCGAAACGCTCAAGAAGGCGCACCGCCAGGCCGATCCGGCGGAGTGGGAAGCCAAGATGGCAACGCGCGTCACCAGCATCGACGGGCTGCCGACCCGCGCCACCGATCGCTTCATCGCTGGCGAGTAA
- the pheS gene encoding phenylalanine--tRNA ligase subunit alpha produces MTDLTPQKEAALAAIEETDSLDALDAERVAALGKKGWVSLALKSLGGMSPDQRQQAAPAIQAVRSAIADAIESKKATLEAAALEAQLANETIDLTLPAPVMPVGTIHPVSQVMDELAEIFADLGFAVATGPEIEDDWHNFTALNMDESHPARAMHDTFYFPDTAPDGGDAASSSEAAGQKRMLLRTHTSPVQIRTMKEIAAANPGGAPVRIIAPGRVYRSDSDATHTPMFHQVEGLVIDEGIHLGHLKWTLETFLKAFFEREDIVLRLRPSYFPFTEPSVEVDVGYANENGRRVVGGHGDDEGHDWMELLGSGMVNRRVLEMGGFDPDRWQGFAWGLGVDRLAMLKYGMDDLRAFFDGDPRWLAHYGFSPFDQPTLSAGVGARA; encoded by the coding sequence ATGACTGATCTGACACCACAGAAAGAGGCGGCGCTCGCCGCTATCGAAGAAACCGATTCGCTCGACGCGCTCGATGCGGAGCGGGTGGCTGCGCTGGGCAAGAAGGGATGGGTAAGCCTTGCCCTGAAATCGCTCGGCGGGATGAGCCCCGACCAACGCCAGCAGGCGGCACCCGCGATCCAGGCCGTGCGCAGCGCCATCGCCGACGCGATCGAGAGCAAGAAGGCCACGCTCGAAGCCGCCGCGCTCGAAGCGCAGCTGGCTAACGAGACGATCGACCTGACGCTGCCCGCGCCGGTCATGCCCGTCGGCACGATCCACCCGGTCAGCCAGGTGATGGACGAGCTGGCGGAAATCTTTGCCGATCTCGGTTTCGCGGTCGCGACCGGGCCGGAGATCGAGGACGACTGGCACAACTTCACCGCGCTCAACATGGACGAGAGCCATCCGGCGCGGGCGATGCACGACACTTTCTACTTCCCGGACACCGCGCCCGATGGTGGCGACGCGGCCTCAAGTAGCGAAGCGGCAGGCCAGAAACGAATGCTGCTGCGCACGCACACGTCGCCGGTGCAGATCCGTACGATGAAGGAAATCGCTGCCGCCAATCCCGGCGGCGCGCCGGTGCGCATCATCGCGCCGGGCCGGGTCTACCGCTCCGATAGCGACGCGACGCACACGCCGATGTTCCACCAGGTCGAAGGTCTGGTGATCGACGAGGGCATCCATCTCGGCCACCTGAAATGGACGCTCGAGACCTTCCTCAAGGCGTTTTTCGAGCGCGAGGATATCGTGCTGCGGCTGCGCCCCTCCTACTTTCCGTTCACCGAACCGAGCGTCGAAGTCGATGTCGGCTATGCCAACGAGAACGGTCGCCGCGTGGTCGGCGGCCACGGCGATGACGAAGGTCACGACTGGATGGAGCTGCTCGGCAGCGGCATGGTCAATCGCCGCGTGCTCGAAATGGGCGGCTTCGATCCCGACCGGTGGCAGGGCTTTGCCTGGGGGCTGGGCGTCGATCGGCTCGCGATGCTGAAATACGGCATGGATGATTTGCGCGCCTTCTTCGACGGCGATCCGCGCTGGTTGGCGCATTACGGCTTCTCGCCGTTCGACCAGCCGACGCTCTCCGCTGGAGTGGGAGCACGCGCATGA
- a CDS encoding ammonium transporter, producing the protein MATPALAAAPAAVPNPGNNAWMMTATVLVMLMILPGLALFYGGLTRSKNMLSTMTQIGATACLAMLVWVMWGYSTAFGPEGNAFFSWGVPFLKGITAASTAATFTDEVISEFVFISFQMTFAAITAALILGATAERMKFGAVMAFVPIWLTIVYFPIAHMVWAGGGLLFEDGALDFAGGTVVHINAGVSGLVLAYLLGQRRGYPAEPMPPHSMTLTMVGTGLLWVGWFGFNAGSALEADASAGLAMINTFVATAAGALTWMVIERAAGHKGSALGFCSGVIAGLVAVTPAAGNSGPFGAILLGIASSAICYVFVAKVKLKLGYDDSLDAFGIHGIGGIVGAIGTGIVYQPFLGGPGDGSTALGAQLWIQTFSVLVTIAWAAIGTFLAAFLVKLVIGLRVDEEAEVNGLDISEHGERAYN; encoded by the coding sequence ATGGCGACCCCGGCGCTCGCCGCAGCACCGGCGGCGGTACCCAATCCGGGCAACAACGCCTGGATGATGACCGCGACCGTGCTGGTCATGCTGATGATCCTGCCCGGCCTCGCGCTGTTCTATGGCGGTCTGACCCGGTCGAAGAACATGCTTTCGACCATGACCCAGATCGGCGCGACCGCGTGTCTTGCGATGCTCGTCTGGGTGATGTGGGGCTATTCGACCGCGTTCGGCCCGGAAGGCAATGCCTTCTTCAGCTGGGGCGTGCCGTTTCTCAAGGGCATCACCGCCGCCAGCACGGCTGCGACCTTCACCGACGAAGTGATCAGCGAATTCGTGTTCATCAGCTTCCAGATGACATTCGCCGCGATCACCGCCGCGCTGATCCTGGGCGCGACCGCCGAACGCATGAAGTTCGGTGCGGTGATGGCATTCGTCCCGATCTGGCTCACGATCGTGTATTTCCCGATCGCCCACATGGTGTGGGCCGGGGGCGGCCTGCTGTTCGAAGACGGCGCGCTCGACTTTGCCGGCGGCACCGTGGTTCACATCAATGCCGGCGTCTCGGGCCTCGTGCTCGCCTACCTGCTGGGGCAGCGTCGCGGCTATCCGGCCGAGCCGATGCCGCCGCACTCGATGACGCTGACGATGGTCGGCACCGGGCTGCTGTGGGTCGGCTGGTTCGGCTTCAACGCCGGTTCGGCACTCGAAGCGGACGCTTCGGCCGGCCTCGCCATGATCAACACCTTCGTCGCCACCGCGGCGGGCGCGCTGACCTGGATGGTGATCGAGCGGGCTGCGGGCCACAAGGGTTCGGCGCTGGGCTTCTGCTCGGGCGTCATCGCCGGTCTTGTCGCGGTGACCCCCGCAGCGGGCAACAGCGGGCCGTTCGGCGCGATCCTGCTCGGCATCGCCTCGTCCGCGATCTGCTACGTGTTCGTCGCCAAGGTGAAGCTGAAGCTCGGCTACGACGACTCGCTCGATGCCTTCGGTATCCACGGGATCGGCGGGATCGTCGGCGCGATCGGCACCGGCATCGTCTACCAGCCGTTCCTCGGCGGCCCCGGCGATGGGTCGACGGCGCTCGGCGCACAACTCTGGATCCAGACTTTCAGCGTGCTTGTCACGATCGCCTGGGCTGCCATCGGCACCTTCCTGGCGGCGTTCCTCGTCAAGCTCGTCATCGGCCTCAGGGTCGACGAAGAAGCCGAGGTCAACGGGCTCGACATCTCCGAACACGGAGAACGCGCCTACAACTGA
- a CDS encoding P-II family nitrogen regulator has translation MKFIIAIIKPFKLDEVREALGAIGVAGMTVSEVKGFGRQKGQTEIYRGAEYSTNMLPKVKLEIAASDDIAAQVVETIQQTANTEAIGDGKIFVLDLASATRIRTGESGETAL, from the coding sequence ATGAAGTTCATCATCGCCATCATAAAACCATTCAAGCTCGATGAGGTCCGCGAAGCGCTGGGCGCCATCGGGGTCGCCGGGATGACCGTTTCCGAGGTCAAGGGTTTCGGTCGCCAGAAGGGCCAGACCGAGATTTATCGCGGAGCGGAATACTCGACCAACATGCTGCCGAAAGTGAAGCTCGAGATCGCCGCCAGCGACGATATCGCCGCGCAGGTGGTCGAAACGATCCAGCAGACCGCCAACACCGAAGCGATCGGCGACGGCAAGATCTTCGTGCTCGATCTCGCATCGGCAACCCGCATTCGCACCGGCGAATCGGGCGAAACCGCACTCTAA
- a CDS encoding endonuclease/exonuclease/phosphatase family protein has translation MHKAVGLDRRRDPERIIAVLREIDADIIALQEADLRFGQRPSVIPRALLDDTSWVALPVAKRRRSIGWHGNALLLRRDIDFTLAGALDLPVLEPRGAVFTELRLGGRRFQVAGAHLDISGFRRSDQVRAIVAALERNGTTCPQVVMGDFNHWGRDGGAMREFGQSWSICAPGPSFPSRRPIARLDRIIVSSEWKVIDAAVHHSRQAMQASDHLPVWARLELPKK, from the coding sequence ATTCACAAGGCGGTCGGGCTCGATCGGCGCCGCGATCCCGAGCGCATCATTGCGGTGCTGCGCGAGATCGATGCCGACATCATCGCCCTGCAGGAAGCCGACCTGCGGTTCGGCCAGCGGCCCAGCGTCATTCCGCGCGCGCTGCTCGACGACACCAGCTGGGTCGCGCTGCCGGTCGCCAAGCGCCGGCGCAGCATCGGCTGGCACGGCAATGCGCTGTTGCTGCGGCGCGATATCGATTTCACGCTGGCCGGGGCGCTGGACCTGCCGGTGCTCGAGCCACGCGGCGCGGTGTTCACGGAGCTGCGGCTGGGCGGTCGGCGGTTCCAGGTGGCCGGGGCGCATCTCGACATTTCCGGTTTCCGTCGCAGCGACCAGGTGCGCGCGATCGTCGCGGCGCTCGAACGCAACGGCACGACCTGCCCGCAAGTCGTGATGGGCGATTTCAATCATTGGGGCCGCGACGGCGGTGCGATGCGCGAATTCGGACAAAGCTGGTCGATCTGCGCGCCCGGCCCGTCGTTCCCTTCGCGCCGACCGATCGCCCGGCTCGATCGGATCATCGTCTCGAGCGAATGGAAAGTGATCGATGCCGCAGTGCATCACAGCCGGCAGGCGATGCAGGCATCGGACCATCTGCCGGTATGGGCACGGCTAGAATTGCCTAAAAAGTAA
- a CDS encoding peptide chain release factor 3: MSNRRTFAIISHPDAGKTTLTEKLLLQGGAIHLAGEVKARGQQRRARSDWMKIEQQRGISVTSSVMTFEKEYEGETITFNLLDTPGHEDFSEDTYRTLTAVDSAIMVIDAAKGIEPQTRKLFEVCRLRSVPIITFVNKVDREGRPVFELLDEIADMLALDVSPQMYPVGMGGQFQGVLDFATGKVAVPEGGSKEFLGTRKSDFELPEEVAENVELAQIGYPEFDLEAYRNGDLTPVYFGSALKNFGVEELIDAIARHAPPPRAQPAGEEQIEPTRDEVTGFIFKVQANMDPNHRDRIAFMRQVSGTFKRGMKLTPSGLGKPIAIHSPILFFAQDREIADTAEAGDIIGIPNHGTLRVGDTLSEKDQVRFTGLPNFAPEILRRVQLKDPTKTKQLRKALDDLSEEGVIQVFYPEIGANHIVGVVGQLQLDVLIARLEAEYKVEAALEASPFATARWIKGEQKALDEFESFNRANLAKDRDGDLVFMAKSPWDVNYQVEKNPELTFSATKER; the protein is encoded by the coding sequence ATGTCCAATCGCCGAACCTTCGCGATCATCTCGCACCCCGACGCGGGCAAGACCACGCTGACCGAGAAGCTGCTGCTTCAGGGCGGCGCGATCCATTTAGCGGGTGAGGTCAAGGCGCGCGGGCAGCAGCGGCGAGCGCGCTCGGACTGGATGAAGATCGAGCAGCAGCGCGGTATCTCGGTCACGTCGTCGGTGATGACGTTCGAGAAGGAATACGAAGGGGAGACGATCACCTTCAACCTGCTCGACACGCCCGGTCACGAGGACTTTTCCGAAGATACCTACCGCACGCTGACCGCCGTCGACAGCGCGATCATGGTGATCGATGCGGCCAAGGGGATCGAGCCGCAGACGCGCAAGCTGTTCGAAGTGTGCCGGTTGCGCTCGGTGCCGATCATCACCTTCGTCAACAAGGTCGATCGCGAGGGCCGTCCGGTGTTCGAGCTGCTCGACGAGATCGCCGACATGCTCGCGCTCGACGTCAGCCCGCAGATGTACCCGGTCGGAATGGGCGGGCAATTCCAGGGCGTGCTCGATTTCGCCACCGGCAAGGTCGCGGTGCCCGAAGGCGGAAGCAAGGAGTTCCTCGGCACGCGCAAGAGCGATTTCGAGCTGCCCGAAGAGGTTGCCGAGAATGTCGAACTCGCGCAGATCGGCTACCCGGAATTCGACCTCGAGGCCTATCGCAATGGCGATCTCACCCCGGTCTATTTCGGCTCGGCGCTAAAGAATTTCGGTGTCGAGGAACTGATCGATGCCATCGCCAGGCACGCCCCGCCGCCGCGCGCGCAGCCTGCGGGTGAAGAGCAGATCGAACCGACCCGCGACGAGGTGACCGGCTTCATCTTCAAGGTGCAGGCCAACATGGATCCGAACCACCGCGACCGGATCGCGTTCATGCGGCAGGTTTCGGGCACGTTCAAACGCGGGATGAAACTGACGCCGAGCGGTCTGGGCAAACCGATCGCGATCCATTCGCCGATCCTGTTCTTTGCGCAGGACCGCGAGATCGCCGACACCGCCGAGGCGGGCGACATCATCGGCATTCCCAACCACGGGACGCTGCGAGTGGGCGATACGCTTTCCGAAAAAGATCAGGTGCGGTTCACCGGCCTGCCGAACTTCGCGCCGGAAATCCTGCGCCGCGTGCAGCTCAAGGATCCGACCAAGACCAAGCAGCTGCGCAAGGCGCTCGACGACCTGTCCGAAGAGGGCGTGATCCAGGTGTTCTATCCGGAGATCGGCGCGAACCACATCGTCGGCGTGGTCGGCCAGCTCCAGCTCGACGTGCTGATCGCGCGGCTCGAGGCCGAATACAAGGTCGAAGCCGCGCTCGAAGCCTCGCCCTTCGCCACCGCGCGCTGGATCAAGGGCGAACAGAAAGCGCTCGACGAGTTCGAAAGCTTCAACCGCGCAAACCTCGCCAAGGATCGCGACGGCGATCTCGTGTTCATGGCCAAGAGCCCGTGGGACGTGAACTACCAGGTCGAAAAGAACCCGGAGCTGACCTTCTCAGCCACCAAGGAAAGGTGA
- a CDS encoding alpha/beta fold hydrolase translates to MTIPGPNSQTFISQRLRLNYFDWGNEGKPPLVLVHGGRDHARSWDWTAEQLMQDWHVVAMDHRGHGDSDWVSDGNYNSNDMVYDLAQLIHQLGRGPVTIVSHSMGGNVALRYAGMFPDMVTKLVAIEGLGPSPEWKAEERKTPYPERMREWIEKKRKAAGRTPRKYDTIEAAFARMIEENSYLTEDQARHLTIHGVNRNEDGTYSWKFDPHLNVWGVEDVADEFMEATWGAITCPTLLLYGADSWASNPEKDGRLEHFNTASVIEFEKAGHWLHHDQFDRFIGVLRDFL, encoded by the coding sequence ATGACCATCCCCGGCCCCAATTCCCAGACCTTCATCTCGCAGCGCCTGCGGCTCAACTATTTCGACTGGGGCAATGAGGGCAAGCCGCCGCTGGTGCTGGTCCATGGCGGGCGCGACCATGCGCGCAGCTGGGACTGGACCGCCGAGCAGCTGATGCAGGACTGGCACGTGGTCGCGATGGATCACCGCGGGCACGGCGACAGCGACTGGGTGTCGGACGGCAATTACAATTCGAACGACATGGTCTACGATCTCGCGCAGTTGATCCACCAGCTCGGGCGCGGGCCGGTGACGATCGTCTCGCACTCGATGGGCGGCAATGTCGCGCTGCGCTATGCCGGGATGTTCCCCGACATGGTGACCAAGCTGGTCGCGATCGAGGGGCTCGGCCCGTCGCCCGAATGGAAGGCCGAGGAGCGCAAGACGCCCTATCCCGAGCGGATGCGCGAATGGATCGAGAAGAAGCGCAAGGCCGCCGGTCGCACCCCGCGCAAATATGACACCATCGAAGCCGCTTTCGCGCGGATGATCGAGGAGAATTCCTACCTCACCGAGGATCAGGCCCGGCACCTGACGATCCACGGGGTCAACCGCAACGAGGACGGGACCTACAGCTGGAAGTTCGACCCGCACCTCAATGTCTGGGGCGTCGAGGATGTCGCCGACGAATTCATGGAAGCGACCTGGGGGGCGATCACCTGCCCGACCTTGCTGCTCTACGGCGCCGACAGCTGGGCCTCGAACCCGGAAAAGGACGGTCGGCTCGAACACTTCAACACTGCCAGCGTGATCGAGTTCGAAAAGGCCGGACACTGGCTGCACCACGACCAGTTCGATCGCTTCATCGGGGTGCTGCGGGACTTCCTGTGA
- a CDS encoding GFA family protein has product MSGARPRQRLTGSCHCGAVQFAITTDFPELTTCDCSICARKNALMVKVHESDFELLAGDDALTEYRFHTMTARHFFCSTCGIYPFHRKRVTPDFVGINVFCLDDFDPAGIPVRATIGKGMD; this is encoded by the coding sequence GTGAGCGGTGCGCGGCCCCGACAGCGGCTGACCGGGAGCTGCCATTGCGGCGCCGTACAGTTCGCGATCACCACCGACTTCCCCGAACTCACCACCTGCGACTGCTCGATCTGTGCGCGCAAGAACGCGCTGATGGTGAAGGTGCACGAAAGCGATTTCGAGCTGCTCGCGGGCGACGATGCGCTCACCGAATACCGGTTCCACACCATGACGGCGCGGCACTTTTTCTGTTCGACTTGTGGTATCTACCCGTTTCACCGCAAGCGGGTGACGCCGGACTTCGTCGGGATCAACGTCTTCTGCCTCGATGATTTCGACCCGGCGGGTATCCCGGTGCGGGCGACGATTGGAAAGGGAATGGACTGA